From Cellulomonas chengniuliangii, the proteins below share one genomic window:
- a CDS encoding spermidine synthase has translation MPSSHLDLDDPLRLSFEYMQQMAVLIGHAAPPGSPLAVVHLGAAGCALARHVHASRPGSRQIAVELDTALPELVRAWFDLPRAPALRIRPGDAREQLSAMADSSADVVVRDVFAGDRTPEHVTTVEFAREVARVLRPGGLYLANCADRPPLALARSEAATLQQVFGHLAAIAEPGLLRGRGYGNVVLAGTDDAALLASAQVDREIRSLPAPARILHADDVRAFVGSARPILDPRPVASATSVDADAPPPRLP, from the coding sequence GTGCCCAGCTCGCACCTGGACCTCGACGACCCGCTGCGGCTGTCGTTCGAGTACATGCAGCAGATGGCGGTGCTCATCGGCCACGCCGCGCCCCCGGGCAGCCCGCTCGCCGTGGTGCACCTGGGCGCCGCGGGCTGCGCGCTCGCCCGGCACGTGCACGCCAGCAGGCCAGGCTCCCGCCAGATCGCCGTGGAGCTCGACACTGCGCTGCCCGAGCTGGTCCGCGCCTGGTTCGACCTGCCGCGCGCGCCCGCGCTGCGCATCCGGCCCGGCGATGCCCGCGAGCAGCTCTCGGCCATGGCCGACTCCTCGGCTGACGTCGTCGTCCGGGACGTCTTCGCCGGGGACCGCACCCCCGAGCACGTCACCACGGTCGAGTTCGCGCGAGAGGTCGCCCGGGTGCTGCGCCCCGGGGGCCTCTACCTCGCCAACTGCGCCGACCGTCCGCCGCTCGCCCTGGCGCGCTCCGAGGCCGCCACGCTCCAACAAGTGTTCGGCCACCTTGCCGCCATCGCCGAGCCTGGGCTCCTGCGGGGGCGCGGGTACGGCAACGTGGTGCTCGCCGGCACGGACGACGCCGCACTGCTCGCCTCGGCCCAGGTCGACCGCGAGATCCGGTCGCTGCCGGCCCCGGCCCGCATCCTGCACGCGGACGACGTGCGCGCGTTCGTGGGATCCGCCAGGCCGATCCTCGACCCGCGGCCCGTCGCGTCCGCCACGTCCGTGGACGCCGACGCCCCTCCGCCGCGTCTCCCCTGA
- a CDS encoding SAV_6107 family HEPN domain-containing protein: MDAIRSRVTVGLPGPAAELLQRADGELLAAQFSPEPWEQLSHAHLAAVRAGAALLAARGRPGGRRAPRTVWDMIDLVAPEVQRWSAYFAAGAPLRSAVEAGRFDVVSPARAEQAVCAAEDFLDAVRALVEDGAADDDGAGAGVLAARAS; encoded by the coding sequence ATGGACGCCATCCGATCCCGAGTCACGGTCGGCCTCCCAGGCCCGGCCGCTGAGTTGCTCCAGCGCGCCGATGGCGAGCTGCTGGCGGCGCAGTTCTCCCCCGAGCCGTGGGAGCAGCTGTCGCACGCCCACCTCGCCGCAGTCCGCGCGGGCGCCGCGCTGCTGGCGGCCCGGGGGCGCCCCGGCGGGCGTCGCGCGCCCCGGACGGTGTGGGACATGATCGACCTCGTCGCTCCCGAGGTGCAGCGGTGGAGCGCCTACTTCGCCGCTGGCGCGCCCCTGCGGTCCGCCGTCGAGGCCGGGCGGTTCGACGTCGTGAGCCCGGCCCGCGCGGAGCAGGCCGTGTGCGCTGCCGAGGACTTCCTCGACGCGGTCCGCGCTCTCGTCGAGGACGGGGCGGCGGACGATGACGGCGCGGGCGCGGGCGTGCTCGCCGCGCGCGCGTCATGA
- a CDS encoding HelD family protein encodes MTNGTVDVAGIDAELRDEQEMVDRLYGRLDALRAQTRDRLVEVRRHGPSGSPQNRSERDAFATLYEDRLAQLEAVEERLAFGRLDLTDGARRYIGRIGLTDSEHASMLTDWRAPAAQAFYRATAAQPDDVVRRRHLVTRGRAVTGVEDEVLDLDHLAGSADGEASMAGLSGEGALLASLAAGRTGHMADIVATIQAEQDAIIRSDLQGSLVVQGGPGTGKTAVALHRAAYLLYAHRRLLERSGVLLVGPSRTFLRYIDQVLPSLGETGVVTSTIAELFPGVVATGVEDDAVSEIKGRPVWARIIERAVRQRERTPREATEISVDGRIVVVEPSDVASAIARARRGNRPHNLARTAFVRDMLSRLADQYIAQLGSPLAPEDRAEIVEELRTTREVRIALNLAWMPLTPQGLVRDLFSKPYRLEAAAPELTSRERRLLLRSADAEWTAADVPLLDEAAELLGEDDQAARAQARADAVRRDAELDYARRVLQSSGSDGLVSAEMLADRFAATGPRLTTAERAAADRTWTYGHVVVDEAQELSAMAWRMLLRRVPTRSMTIVGDVAQTSSAAGARSWQTMLDPLLRSSWRLSELTVNYRTPAEVADAAQRVARAAGLPVSRLTSARRVPGALAIERVDREGVAAAAAGQVRHWLDELDAGGSGGRIAVVGAPELLAEARAAVHALGLGEALGARATGPGVATLDSPVSLLTPRESKGLEFDVVVLLEPAQVMAASAGDLYVAMTRPTRALRVVHSAPLPPGLDPDA; translated from the coding sequence ATGACGAACGGGACGGTGGATGTGGCGGGCATCGATGCGGAGCTGCGCGACGAGCAGGAGATGGTGGACCGGCTGTACGGCCGCCTGGACGCGCTCCGGGCCCAGACTCGCGACCGGCTCGTCGAGGTCCGGCGGCACGGCCCCTCGGGCTCCCCGCAGAACCGCAGCGAGCGCGACGCCTTCGCCACGCTGTACGAGGACCGGCTCGCCCAGCTCGAGGCTGTCGAGGAGCGCCTCGCGTTCGGCCGCCTCGACCTCACCGACGGAGCGCGCCGCTACATCGGCCGCATCGGCCTGACGGACTCCGAGCACGCCTCGATGCTCACCGACTGGCGCGCGCCCGCCGCGCAGGCCTTCTACCGCGCGACGGCGGCCCAACCCGACGACGTGGTGCGCCGCCGGCACCTGGTCACCCGTGGCCGCGCGGTCACCGGGGTCGAGGACGAGGTGCTCGACCTGGACCACCTCGCGGGGAGCGCGGACGGCGAGGCGTCGATGGCGGGCTTGTCCGGCGAGGGCGCGCTGCTGGCCTCGCTGGCCGCCGGCCGCACCGGTCACATGGCCGACATCGTGGCGACGATCCAGGCCGAGCAGGACGCGATCATCCGCTCGGACCTGCAGGGGTCCCTTGTCGTGCAGGGCGGGCCGGGCACGGGGAAGACGGCCGTGGCGCTGCACCGCGCGGCCTACCTGCTGTACGCACACCGGCGGCTGCTGGAGCGCTCCGGCGTGCTGCTCGTCGGCCCGAGCCGCACGTTCCTGCGCTACATCGACCAGGTGCTCCCCTCGCTCGGGGAGACCGGTGTGGTCACCTCGACGATCGCCGAGCTGTTCCCCGGCGTCGTCGCGACGGGCGTCGAGGACGACGCTGTGAGCGAGATCAAGGGCCGGCCGGTGTGGGCGCGGATCATCGAGCGCGCGGTTCGCCAGCGCGAGCGCACGCCGCGCGAGGCCACCGAGATCTCGGTGGACGGCCGGATCGTGGTCGTCGAGCCGTCCGACGTCGCGTCGGCGATCGCCCGCGCACGCCGTGGCAACCGGCCCCACAACCTGGCCCGCACCGCCTTCGTGCGGGACATGCTGTCCCGTCTCGCCGACCAGTACATCGCCCAGCTCGGATCCCCCCTGGCGCCCGAGGACCGCGCGGAGATCGTCGAGGAGCTGCGCACCACCCGCGAGGTGCGGATCGCCCTCAACCTGGCGTGGATGCCGCTGACGCCACAGGGCCTCGTGCGGGACCTGTTCAGCAAGCCGTACCGGCTCGAGGCCGCCGCGCCCGAGCTCACGAGCCGCGAGCGCCGGCTCCTGCTGCGCTCCGCCGACGCCGAGTGGACGGCGGCGGACGTCCCGCTGCTGGACGAGGCGGCGGAGCTGTTGGGCGAGGACGACCAGGCAGCCCGCGCGCAGGCCCGCGCGGACGCGGTGCGTCGTGACGCCGAGCTGGACTACGCGCGCCGGGTGCTGCAGTCGAGCGGCAGCGACGGGCTGGTCTCCGCCGAGATGCTCGCGGACAGGTTCGCGGCCACCGGCCCCCGCCTGACCACCGCCGAGCGCGCCGCCGCCGACCGGACGTGGACCTACGGGCACGTGGTCGTCGACGAGGCGCAGGAGCTGTCGGCGATGGCGTGGCGGATGCTGCTGCGCCGGGTGCCGACCCGGTCGATGACCATCGTGGGGGACGTCGCGCAGACGAGCTCGGCGGCCGGGGCGCGCAGCTGGCAGACGATGCTCGACCCCTTGCTGCGGTCGTCCTGGCGGCTGTCGGAGCTGACGGTGAACTACCGCACCCCCGCCGAGGTCGCCGACGCCGCGCAGCGGGTCGCACGCGCTGCAGGGCTGCCCGTGAGCCGGCTGACGTCGGCTCGCCGTGTGCCCGGGGCGCTGGCCATCGAGCGCGTCGACCGGGAGGGCGTGGCGGCTGCCGCGGCAGGCCAGGTGCGCCACTGGCTCGACGAGCTGGACGCGGGGGGATCGGGCGGGCGGATCGCCGTGGTGGGAGCTCCTGAGCTGCTCGCGGAGGCGCGCGCGGCCGTCCACGCCCTGGGGCTGGGCGAAGCGCTCGGCGCGCGTGCGACGGGCCCCGGCGTGGCGACGCTCGACTCCCCCGTCTCCCTGCTCACCCCGCGCGAGAGCAAGGGCCTGGAGTTCGACGTGGTGGTGCTGCTCGAGCCGGCGCAGGTCATGGCGGCCAGCGCGGGCGACCTGTACGTCGCGATGACGCGCCCGACGCGCGCGCTGCGGGTCGTGCACAGCGCCCCGCTCCCCCCTGGCCTCGACCCGGACGCCTGA
- a CDS encoding sensor histidine kinase, protein MSRGLGSSTLRYRLGQMLVAAGVLLGLVVGASGIALNRVVSLQGDVTGVYFDAITRADGAYVRLVDAETAVRGYALTGDAVTLEPFERAAESATTFASLAEFAESHGFPAEATDAARIAAEGSARWQQEFAEPLVAQVASQGAASVTAEQIEAGRLLFDVARSEVETYLAELRALRDAAGAELSTWTTILSSAVVVLVLAALGVGTVLWVLLRRWITAPVAALAADARAVSSGDLSHPVVVTGPGEIAGLALDMERMRRTLVDQLDALEESSREVAAAHERLTEQAEELRRSNRDLEQFAYVASHDLQEPLRKVASFTQLLQKRYGGQLDDRADEYIAFAVDGAKRMQQLIQDLLGFSRAGRGGGVMEPVDVADALTRAVDNLDEAVAATGAEINVGPLPVVVGERALLVQLLQNLVGNAVKFRHPDRVPQIQVSAQKVGDSWEFQCTDNGIGIDAQYAERVFLIFQRLHPKDVYEGTGIGLALCKKIVEFHGGHIWIDPAPSVGTSIRWTLPSSAAQDN, encoded by the coding sequence ATGAGCCGGGGCCTCGGGTCGTCGACCCTGCGCTACCGGCTGGGCCAGATGCTGGTCGCCGCCGGCGTGCTGCTGGGCCTCGTGGTCGGGGCCTCGGGGATCGCCCTGAACCGGGTGGTGTCCCTCCAGGGCGACGTGACGGGCGTGTACTTCGACGCGATCACCCGCGCTGACGGCGCCTACGTCCGGTTGGTCGACGCCGAGACCGCGGTCCGCGGCTACGCCCTGACCGGGGACGCGGTCACGCTCGAGCCGTTCGAGCGGGCGGCGGAGTCCGCCACCACCTTCGCGTCCCTTGCGGAATTCGCGGAGTCCCACGGGTTTCCCGCCGAGGCGACCGACGCCGCGCGCATCGCGGCCGAGGGCTCCGCCCGGTGGCAGCAGGAGTTCGCCGAGCCGCTGGTGGCGCAGGTCGCCTCCCAGGGCGCGGCGTCGGTGACGGCCGAGCAGATCGAGGCCGGCCGGCTGCTCTTCGACGTGGCCCGGTCGGAGGTCGAGACCTACCTAGCCGAGCTGCGGGCGCTGCGTGACGCGGCCGGCGCGGAGCTGTCCACGTGGACGACCATCCTCTCGAGCGCCGTGGTCGTGCTGGTCCTCGCGGCGTTGGGCGTCGGCACCGTGCTGTGGGTGCTGCTGCGGAGGTGGATCACCGCCCCCGTCGCGGCACTCGCAGCCGACGCGCGTGCCGTCAGCTCGGGCGACCTGTCCCACCCGGTGGTGGTCACCGGCCCTGGGGAGATCGCCGGGCTCGCTCTCGACATGGAGCGGATGCGCCGCACGCTCGTCGACCAGCTCGACGCGCTCGAGGAGTCGTCACGCGAGGTCGCCGCGGCCCATGAGCGCCTCACCGAGCAGGCCGAGGAGCTGCGCCGGTCCAACCGCGACCTCGAGCAGTTCGCGTACGTCGCCTCGCACGACCTGCAGGAGCCGCTGCGCAAGGTGGCCAGCTTCACGCAGCTCCTGCAGAAGCGGTACGGGGGCCAGCTCGACGACCGGGCGGACGAGTACATCGCGTTCGCGGTCGACGGCGCCAAGCGCATGCAGCAGCTCATCCAAGACCTGCTCGGGTTCTCCCGGGCGGGACGGGGCGGCGGCGTGATGGAGCCAGTCGATGTGGCGGACGCGCTCACCCGAGCGGTGGACAACCTCGACGAGGCCGTCGCGGCCACGGGGGCGGAGATCAACGTGGGCCCGCTGCCTGTCGTCGTCGGCGAGCGGGCACTGCTGGTGCAGCTGTTGCAGAACCTCGTCGGCAACGCCGTGAAGTTCCGCCACCCCGACCGGGTGCCCCAGATTCAGGTCAGCGCCCAGAAGGTGGGAGACTCCTGGGAGTTCCAGTGCACCGACAACGGGATCGGCATCGACGCGCAGTACGCGGAGCGCGTGTTCCTGATCTTCCAGCGGCTGCACCCCAAGGACGTGTACGAGGGCACCGGCATCGGCCTGGCGCTGTGCAAGAAGATCGTCGAGTTCCACGGCGGTCACATCTGGATCGACCCGGCGCCCAGCGTCGGGACGAGCATCCGTTGGACGCTTCCCTCGTCTGCGGCGCAGGACAACTGA
- a CDS encoding DNA polymerase IV produces the protein MSRGPRPTGRRDWGDDEDGVSILHVDMDAFYASVELARRPHLRGKPVIVGGEQRGVVLAATYEARAYGVHSAMPMAMARRMCPQAVIVPPDHAAYSAVSEGAMRVLRDVTTLVEQVSVDEAFLDVAGARRRLGPPSHIAEQIRRDVRAEFGITCSVGIASTKFVAKLASGHAKPDGVLLVPRAATVEYLRTLPVGALWGVGEATEAALARWGVRTVAELADSDVRTIQRAVGKVAGAHLFDLAWGRDPRPVQPGREEKSIGAEHTFDVDLHDLGQVEAKVLDLADRCAGRLRSHGLVARTVSLKVRTSDFRTLTRSRTLATPTDVGREVYLAARALLAGVDLGGLPVRLVGVRTEGLSPAVTAVQQPTLEEAVAENTTARRDAERAMDLVRGRFGRSAIAAGSIPPPRARDSTTDFVPGDLSLSKDVSTGEYGGSNASVRVRAARTGTDGATAHI, from the coding sequence ATGAGCCGGGGGCCGCGCCCCACGGGGCGGCGCGACTGGGGTGACGACGAGGACGGCGTATCGATCCTGCACGTCGACATGGATGCCTTCTACGCCTCCGTCGAGCTCGCCCGCCGTCCCCATCTGCGAGGCAAGCCCGTCATCGTCGGCGGCGAGCAGCGTGGTGTGGTGCTCGCCGCCACGTACGAGGCTCGCGCCTACGGGGTCCACTCGGCGATGCCGATGGCGATGGCCCGCCGGATGTGCCCGCAGGCTGTCATCGTCCCGCCCGACCACGCCGCCTACTCCGCGGTCTCGGAGGGCGCGATGCGCGTGCTGCGCGACGTGACGACGCTGGTCGAGCAGGTGAGCGTCGATGAGGCGTTCCTCGATGTGGCGGGGGCGCGACGACGGCTCGGGCCGCCGAGCCACATCGCCGAGCAGATCCGTCGCGACGTGCGAGCGGAGTTCGGCATCACGTGCTCGGTCGGGATCGCCTCCACGAAGTTCGTCGCCAAGCTGGCATCGGGGCATGCCAAGCCCGATGGCGTGCTGCTGGTGCCGAGGGCGGCGACGGTCGAGTACCTGCGCACGCTTCCCGTCGGCGCCCTCTGGGGGGTGGGGGAGGCGACGGAGGCCGCGCTCGCACGCTGGGGCGTGCGCACGGTGGCCGAGCTCGCGGACAGCGACGTGCGGACCATTCAGCGCGCGGTCGGCAAGGTGGCGGGGGCGCACCTGTTCGACCTGGCCTGGGGACGTGATCCTCGGCCGGTGCAGCCCGGACGCGAGGAGAAGAGCATCGGCGCGGAGCACACCTTCGACGTCGACCTGCACGACCTCGGCCAGGTCGAGGCCAAGGTGCTCGATCTCGCCGACCGGTGCGCCGGGCGCCTCCGGTCGCACGGGCTGGTCGCGCGCACGGTGAGCCTCAAGGTGCGCACCTCTGACTTCCGCACCCTCACCCGGTCGCGCACCCTGGCGACTCCCACGGACGTCGGCCGGGAGGTGTACCTGGCGGCGCGGGCCCTGCTGGCGGGAGTGGACCTCGGAGGACTGCCGGTACGCCTGGTCGGGGTGCGCACCGAGGGTTTGAGCCCGGCGGTGACCGCGGTCCAGCAGCCGACGCTCGAGGAGGCTGTGGCGGAGAACACCACGGCTCGTCGTGATGCCGAACGGGCGATGGACTTGGTTCGAGGGCGTTTCGGACGGTCTGCCATCGCGGCCGGGTCAATTCCCCCTCCGCGGGCGCGAGACTCGACTACCGACTTCGTGCCCGGGGACCTATCCTTATCGAAAGATGTCTCTACGGGGGAGTACGGGGGTAGTAATGCCTCTGTCCGAGTACGAGCAGCGCGTACTGGAACAGATGGAGCGACAGCTCACATCTGA
- a CDS encoding cold-shock protein: MAQGAVKWFNAEKGYGFIAQDGGGADVFVHYSAIDSQGYRSLEEGQRVEFEITQGPKGPQAEQVRPL, encoded by the coding sequence ATGGCACAGGGTGCTGTCAAGTGGTTCAACGCTGAGAAGGGCTACGGGTTCATCGCCCAGGACGGCGGCGGCGCAGACGTCTTCGTTCACTACTCCGCGATCGACTCGCAGGGCTACCGCTCCCTCGAGGAGGGTCAGCGCGTCGAGTTCGAGATCACGCAGGGCCCGAAGGGCCCCCAGGCGGAGCAGGTCCGCCCGCTCTGA
- a CDS encoding response regulator gives MSSHRDIDVLLVEDDPGDVLMTREAFADNKVTNRLSVVSDGVSALEYLRKEGQYADVATPDLILLDLNLPRMDGREVLMALKGDEKLRSIPVVVLTTSEAEEDVVRSYSLHANAYVTKPVDFDRFIEVVRQIDDFFVTVVRLPKR, from the coding sequence GTGAGTTCGCACAGGGACATCGACGTCCTGCTGGTGGAGGACGACCCCGGCGACGTCCTGATGACCCGCGAGGCGTTCGCCGACAACAAGGTGACGAACCGGTTGTCGGTGGTCTCCGACGGCGTGAGCGCGCTCGAGTACCTCCGCAAGGAGGGCCAGTACGCCGACGTCGCCACGCCCGACTTGATCCTGCTCGACCTCAACCTGCCGCGGATGGACGGGCGCGAGGTGCTGATGGCGCTCAAGGGCGACGAGAAGCTGCGGTCGATCCCCGTGGTCGTGCTCACCACCTCGGAGGCCGAGGAGGACGTCGTGCGGAGCTACTCGCTCCACGCCAACGCCTACGTGACGAAGCCCGTGGACTTCGACCGGTTCATCGAGGTCGTGCGCCAGATCGACGACTTCTTCGTGACGGTGGTCCGGCTGCCCAAGCGCTGA
- the serA gene encoding phosphoglycerate dehydrogenase yields MQRALLLENLHPQATSILQDAGFEVTTRTGALDEAELVEALQGVHLLGIRSKTQVSAAVLEQAPDLVAIGAYCIGTNQIDLAAAASRGVATFNAPFSNTRSVVELAIAEIIGLTRRLTEFDRAMHDGLWNKSATGAHEVRGRTLGIVGYGNIGTQLSVLAENLGMSVIFYDTSEKLALGNARRAASLDEVLEVADVVTLHVDGRGGNAGLFGAKQFAAMKPGSVFLNLSRGFVVDYAALRDAVVSGHISGAAVDVFPVEPKRKGDPFDSELRGLPNVILTPHTGGSTEEAQEAIGQFVSHKLRDYMATGSTTLSVNLPNVALDRQPDAHRLAYLHRNVPGVLAAVNATLAEHGVNIEGQLLSTRGEIGYVVTDAGAAVDPAVVEALASRPESVRLRVLT; encoded by the coding sequence GTGCAGCGCGCCCTTCTCCTTGAGAACCTCCATCCCCAGGCCACGTCGATCCTCCAGGACGCCGGGTTCGAGGTGACGACCCGTACCGGCGCCCTGGACGAGGCTGAGCTCGTCGAGGCGCTGCAGGGCGTCCACCTGCTCGGCATCCGCTCGAAGACCCAGGTCTCGGCGGCCGTCCTCGAGCAGGCGCCCGACCTCGTGGCGATCGGCGCCTACTGCATCGGCACCAACCAGATCGACCTGGCGGCCGCGGCGTCCCGCGGCGTCGCGACCTTCAACGCGCCGTTCTCGAACACCCGCTCTGTCGTCGAGCTGGCGATCGCGGAGATCATCGGCCTCACACGCCGCCTGACGGAGTTCGACCGCGCCATGCACGACGGGTTGTGGAACAAGTCGGCCACCGGCGCCCACGAGGTGCGGGGCCGGACGCTGGGCATCGTCGGCTACGGCAACATCGGCACCCAGCTCTCGGTGCTCGCCGAGAACCTTGGCATGTCGGTGATCTTCTACGACACCTCCGAGAAGCTCGCCCTGGGCAACGCCCGCCGCGCCGCGTCGCTCGATGAGGTTCTCGAGGTCGCCGACGTCGTCACCCTGCACGTGGACGGCCGCGGCGGAAACGCCGGCCTGTTCGGCGCGAAGCAGTTCGCCGCGATGAAGCCTGGCTCGGTGTTCCTCAACCTGTCCCGCGGGTTCGTGGTCGACTACGCCGCGCTGCGGGACGCCGTGGTCTCCGGCCACATCAGCGGCGCCGCCGTGGACGTCTTCCCGGTCGAGCCCAAGCGCAAGGGCGACCCGTTCGACTCGGAGCTGCGCGGCCTGCCGAACGTCATCCTCACCCCGCACACTGGCGGCTCCACGGAGGAGGCACAAGAGGCCATCGGGCAGTTCGTCTCCCACAAGCTGCGCGACTACATGGCCACCGGCTCCACGACGCTGAGCGTCAACTTGCCGAACGTCGCGCTGGACCGGCAGCCGGACGCGCACCGGCTGGCGTACCTGCACCGCAACGTGCCCGGTGTGCTGGCGGCCGTCAACGCGACCCTCGCCGAGCACGGGGTCAACATCGAGGGCCAGTTGCTCTCGACCCGGGGCGAGATCGGCTACGTGGTCACCGACGCCGGCGCCGCCGTGGACCCCGCCGTGGTCGAGGCGCTCGCCTCACGGCCCGAGTCGGTGCGCCTGCGCGTCCTCACCTGA
- a CDS encoding PP2C family protein-serine/threonine phosphatase, whose amino-acid sequence MASAPQVAVGTPVAGQDEFRVLLVEDDDGDALLVEEGLRDADLHVGLLRARTLDEALERLDVDCVLLDLGLPDAFGFDALQRLLAAGAPAVVVLTGLAGGDVGLAAVAHGAQDYLVKGEADSETLGRSVRYAVQRRRLEESDRALYRSLVRAEENNRLERALLPTPMVHDPRLEVRVGYRAGRDGLLGGDFYDVVERHDGTVLALVGDVCGHGPDEAALGATLRTAWRTLVLADVAAEDILPLLERVLEAERSRPEVFTTVSMIEVAADRASADLYLAGHPVPLMLGERSRLAPATARGRALGIPVTGGWSPLRLELGDAWKIMMYTDGVLEATVRDSADRIGKEGLRRLVDAAVAHAAHDLVTEVLHGVHELHGGELVDDAALVVVGWGA is encoded by the coding sequence ATGGCTTCAGCGCCGCAGGTGGCGGTGGGGACGCCCGTCGCGGGACAGGACGAGTTCCGGGTGCTCCTCGTCGAGGACGACGACGGTGACGCGCTGCTCGTCGAGGAGGGCCTGCGCGACGCGGACCTCCACGTGGGCCTGCTGCGGGCTCGGACGCTCGACGAGGCGCTGGAGCGCCTGGACGTCGACTGCGTGCTGCTCGACCTGGGGCTGCCGGACGCCTTCGGCTTCGACGCCCTGCAGCGGCTGCTCGCGGCGGGCGCCCCCGCCGTGGTGGTGCTCACCGGGTTGGCCGGCGGCGACGTCGGGCTCGCGGCGGTGGCCCATGGCGCCCAGGACTACCTGGTCAAGGGGGAGGCGGACAGCGAGACCCTCGGGCGCTCCGTGCGGTACGCCGTGCAGCGGCGCCGGTTGGAGGAGTCGGACCGCGCGCTGTACCGGAGCCTCGTGCGAGCGGAGGAGAACAACCGGCTCGAGCGCGCGCTGCTGCCCACGCCGATGGTGCACGACCCGCGCCTCGAGGTGCGGGTCGGATACCGAGCCGGGCGAGACGGCCTGCTCGGAGGCGACTTCTACGACGTCGTCGAGCGCCATGACGGCACCGTGCTGGCGCTGGTCGGGGACGTCTGCGGGCACGGGCCCGACGAGGCCGCCCTGGGCGCCACGCTGCGCACGGCCTGGCGCACGCTGGTGCTGGCGGATGTCGCCGCCGAGGACATCCTCCCGCTGCTGGAGCGGGTGCTGGAGGCCGAGCGGTCCCGCCCGGAGGTCTTCACGACGGTCTCGATGATCGAGGTGGCGGCCGATCGGGCCAGCGCCGACCTGTACCTCGCCGGGCACCCCGTCCCGCTGATGCTGGGCGAGCGGAGCCGGCTGGCCCCTGCCACGGCCCGTGGGCGAGCCCTCGGCATCCCCGTCACCGGTGGATGGTCGCCCCTCCGGCTGGAGCTCGGCGACGCCTGGAAGATCATGATGTACACGGACGGAGTGTTGGAGGCGACGGTGCGCGACAGCGCGGACCGGATCGGCAAGGAGGGACTGCGCAGGCTCGTCGACGCCGCGGTGGCCCACGCCGCGCACGACCTGGTCACCGAGGTGCTCCATGGCGTCCATGAGCTGCACGGCGGGGAGCTCGTCGACGACGCCGCGCTCGTGGTCGTGGGGTGGGGCGCATGA
- a CDS encoding proteasome assembly chaperone family protein, giving the protein MLDPSELYDVDPVVAAEVAARAALGSGPVLVHALQGFVDAGGAGRKAAEHLTDSLATSRLATFDVDQLIDYRSRRPTMTFDSTTWSDYDEPALAVDLVRDVEGAPFLLLHGSEPDVQWERFTAAVRQLVERFDVPLTVGLHGIPMGVPHTRPLSATAHATRPELVASYPAWFGAVQVPASAASLLEMRLGESGHDAMGFAVHVPHYLAQSVFPLASKVALEHVERATGLDLGLGGLTEAADETIAEIERQVSDSEEVAAVVHALEEQYDAFTRSAGRTGLLAETTQLPTADELGAEFERFLAERTDEGPAA; this is encoded by the coding sequence ATGCTCGATCCGAGCGAGCTCTACGACGTTGACCCCGTGGTCGCCGCCGAGGTGGCCGCGCGTGCCGCGCTGGGGTCCGGACCGGTCCTGGTGCACGCCCTGCAGGGCTTCGTCGATGCCGGCGGGGCAGGCCGGAAGGCCGCCGAGCACCTGACGGACAGCCTCGCCACCTCTCGGCTGGCGACGTTCGACGTCGACCAGCTCATCGACTACCGGTCCCGCCGCCCCACGATGACCTTCGACTCGACCACGTGGAGCGACTACGACGAGCCGGCACTCGCCGTGGACCTGGTCCGCGACGTGGAGGGGGCTCCCTTCCTGCTGCTGCACGGCTCCGAGCCCGACGTCCAGTGGGAGCGGTTCACCGCGGCAGTGCGCCAGCTCGTCGAGCGGTTCGACGTCCCCCTGACCGTGGGGCTGCACGGCATCCCGATGGGGGTGCCGCACACCCGCCCGCTGTCCGCCACCGCGCACGCGACCCGGCCGGAGCTGGTGGCCAGCTACCCCGCATGGTTCGGCGCCGTCCAGGTGCCGGCGAGTGCGGCGTCGCTGCTCGAGATGCGCCTGGGCGAGTCCGGCCACGACGCGATGGGTTTCGCCGTCCACGTGCCGCACTACCTCGCCCAGTCGGTGTTCCCGCTGGCGAGCAAGGTGGCGCTCGAGCACGTGGAGCGCGCCACCGGCCTCGACCTCGGGCTGGGCGGGTTGACGGAGGCCGCCGACGAGACGATCGCCGAGATCGAGCGGCAGGTCAGCGACTCGGAGGAGGTCGCCGCTGTGGTCCATGCCCTCGAAGAGCAGTACGACGCCTTCACGCGGAGCGCCGGGCGGACCGGCCTGCTGGCCGAGACCACGCAGCTCCCCACGGCCGACGAGCTGGGGGCCGAGTTCGAGCGATTCCTGGCCGAGCGCACGGACGAGGGGCCTGCCGCCTGA
- a CDS encoding DUF5302 domain-containing protein gives MAQNDDRATAPGASEDAKAKFREALDRKKATQHRTTDGSTNTGSVHGSETAGPVQRQFRRKSGSA, from the coding sequence ATGGCGCAGAACGACGACAGGGCGACAGCACCGGGGGCTTCCGAGGACGCCAAGGCGAAGTTCCGCGAGGCTCTCGACCGCAAGAAGGCCACCCAGCACCGCACCACGGACGGCTCCACGAACACGGGCTCGGTGCACGGCTCGGAGACCGCCGGCCCGGTGCAGCGCCAGTTCCGGCGCAAGTCCGGCTCGGCCTGA